A genomic window from Blastococcus saxobsidens DD2 includes:
- a CDS encoding bifunctional [glutamine synthetase] adenylyltransferase/[glutamine synthetase]-adenylyl-L-tyrosine phosphorylase, producing the protein MTAPQAEIPRRATVRLVRFGFEDGERAARLLSDSSLGLWDLERNEPADPEAGPVVAALARAGDPDLAVRSLHRLVEALDVADDSGGAAATLLARLRGSGQLRGRLLAVLGASSGLADHLAAHPLDWDVLDDEEHGPSRPTPHALEQQMLRAVGADPDDPPWGVRLGKGAPDAARERVTGLRLAYRRAILSLAGRDLADGVPAEEAAAELADIAAAVLSAGLAVAVAEQPADAAACRLAVIALGKTGGRELNYVSDVDVVFVAEPVDPAGWAGSEVDAAPALASATRVAAALMRICREAAWEVDAALRPEGKAGALVRTVAGHAAYYDQWADTWEFQALLKMRPVAGDPDLGRSYVEALWPLVWKAGDRPGFVGEVQAMRRRVEANIPPAQAERELKLGRGGLRDVEFAVQLLQMVHGRVDPGLRVGGTLPALMALSAGGYVGRDDAATLIASYRFLRTVEHRLQLLRLRRTHLLPTDEQQLRWLARSLGYKPDHRGDAVAVLRAELALHTREVRRLHEKLFYRPLLSAVARVPGEQLQLGSKAAGEWLRALGFADPDGALRHLGALTGGVSRSASMQKYLLPVLLQTFASCPNPDAGLLAYRQVSEALGGNQWFLRLLRDEGQVAERLAQLLGSSQYVASLLTRTPEALRLLVDDAELAPRTAATLAKAWRQAAGRAPDPQAGIRVIRGLRRHELLRIASADLLGRLDVHQVGRALTDVAVATLQAGLDTALRAHALEAHVEVADLPMDLAVIGMGRLGGGEMGFGSDADVLFVHRPRAVRGESTADETKATAAANAVAHTLRRLLAEPGPDPAFEVDADLRPEGRQGPLVRSLSAFQEYYERWVSVWEVQALLRAVPVAGDEDLGAAFTDLVDPIRYPAAGLSAEQVAEIRRIKARVERERLPRGADPATHTKLGRGGLADVEWTVQLLQLQHAAELPSLQAPSTPGALDALTAASLLDPDRADALRSAWELATRARNAIFLVRGRPSDQLPRPGLELAGVARACGYGADDDPGQFVDDYRRTTRHARTVVEQVFYGQPPPGPGQ; encoded by the coding sequence ATGACCGCGCCCCAGGCGGAGATCCCGCGCCGGGCGACCGTCCGGCTGGTCCGCTTCGGCTTCGAGGACGGCGAGCGCGCCGCCCGGCTGCTGTCGGACTCGTCCCTGGGCCTGTGGGACCTGGAGCGCAACGAACCGGCCGATCCGGAGGCCGGCCCGGTGGTCGCGGCGCTGGCCCGTGCCGGCGATCCCGACCTCGCCGTCCGGTCGCTGCACCGGCTGGTGGAGGCGCTCGACGTCGCCGACGACAGCGGGGGAGCGGCCGCGACGCTGCTGGCCCGGCTCCGCGGGTCCGGGCAGCTGCGGGGTCGCCTGCTCGCCGTCCTGGGCGCCAGCTCCGGCCTGGCCGACCACCTGGCTGCCCATCCGCTGGACTGGGACGTCCTCGACGACGAGGAGCACGGGCCGAGCCGGCCGACCCCGCACGCCCTGGAGCAGCAGATGCTGCGCGCCGTCGGTGCCGACCCGGACGACCCGCCCTGGGGCGTCCGGCTGGGCAAGGGGGCGCCCGACGCCGCTCGGGAGCGCGTGACCGGGCTCCGGCTGGCCTACCGGCGGGCGATCCTCTCCCTCGCGGGGCGAGACCTGGCCGACGGCGTGCCGGCCGAAGAGGCCGCCGCGGAGCTCGCCGACATCGCCGCCGCCGTGCTCAGCGCCGGGCTGGCGGTCGCCGTCGCGGAGCAGCCGGCCGACGCCGCGGCCTGCCGGCTGGCGGTCATCGCCCTCGGCAAGACCGGTGGGCGGGAGCTGAACTACGTCAGCGACGTCGACGTGGTGTTCGTGGCCGAGCCGGTCGATCCCGCGGGGTGGGCGGGTTCAGAGGTCGACGCAGCCCCCGCGCTGGCGAGCGCGACGCGGGTGGCCGCGGCGCTCATGCGGATCTGCCGGGAGGCGGCCTGGGAGGTCGACGCGGCGTTGCGCCCCGAGGGCAAGGCGGGCGCCCTGGTCCGCACCGTCGCCGGGCACGCCGCCTACTACGACCAGTGGGCCGACACCTGGGAGTTCCAGGCGCTGCTCAAGATGCGCCCGGTCGCAGGTGACCCGGATCTGGGCCGCTCCTACGTCGAGGCGCTGTGGCCGCTGGTGTGGAAGGCCGGCGACCGGCCCGGCTTCGTCGGCGAGGTCCAGGCGATGCGCCGCCGGGTGGAGGCCAACATCCCTCCGGCGCAGGCCGAGCGGGAGCTGAAGCTGGGCCGGGGCGGCCTGCGCGACGTCGAGTTCGCCGTCCAGCTGCTGCAGATGGTGCACGGGCGGGTCGACCCCGGCCTGCGCGTGGGCGGGACGCTGCCGGCGCTCATGGCGCTGTCGGCCGGCGGCTACGTCGGGCGGGACGACGCCGCGACGCTCATCGCCTCCTACCGGTTCCTGCGCACGGTCGAGCACCGGCTCCAGCTGCTCCGCCTGCGCCGCACCCACCTGCTGCCCACCGACGAGCAGCAGCTGCGCTGGCTCGCCCGCTCCCTGGGCTACAAGCCCGACCACCGCGGCGACGCCGTCGCCGTGCTGCGGGCCGAACTGGCGCTGCACACCCGCGAGGTGCGCCGGCTGCACGAGAAGCTGTTCTACCGGCCGCTGCTCTCCGCGGTCGCGCGGGTGCCCGGCGAGCAGCTGCAGCTCGGATCGAAGGCGGCCGGTGAGTGGCTGCGGGCGCTGGGCTTCGCCGATCCCGATGGGGCGCTGCGGCACCTGGGTGCGCTCACCGGTGGGGTCTCCCGCTCGGCGTCGATGCAGAAGTACCTGCTGCCGGTGCTGCTGCAGACCTTCGCGTCCTGCCCCAACCCCGACGCCGGGCTGCTGGCCTACCGGCAGGTCAGCGAAGCCCTCGGCGGAAACCAGTGGTTCCTGCGGCTGCTGCGCGACGAGGGCCAGGTGGCCGAGCGCCTCGCCCAGCTCCTGGGCTCCAGCCAGTACGTGGCCTCCCTGCTCACCCGCACCCCCGAGGCGCTGCGGTTGCTCGTCGACGACGCCGAGCTCGCGCCCCGGACGGCGGCCACGCTGGCCAAGGCCTGGCGGCAGGCCGCCGGGCGGGCGCCCGATCCGCAGGCCGGCATCCGGGTCATCCGCGGCCTGCGCCGGCATGAGCTGCTGCGGATCGCCTCCGCCGACCTGCTGGGCCGCCTGGACGTGCACCAGGTGGGGCGGGCGCTCACCGACGTCGCCGTCGCCACCCTGCAGGCCGGGCTGGACACCGCGCTGCGGGCGCACGCGCTCGAGGCCCACGTCGAGGTCGCGGATCTGCCCATGGACCTCGCCGTCATCGGGATGGGGCGCCTGGGCGGGGGAGAGATGGGCTTCGGCTCCGACGCCGACGTGCTGTTCGTGCACCGGCCCCGGGCGGTGCGGGGGGAGAGCACTGCCGACGAGACGAAGGCGACGGCCGCGGCGAACGCGGTGGCGCACACCCTCCGTCGGCTGCTCGCCGAACCCGGGCCGGATCCGGCGTTCGAGGTGGACGCCGACCTGCGGCCCGAGGGCCGGCAGGGTCCGCTGGTGCGCAGCCTCTCGGCGTTCCAGGAGTACTACGAGCGCTGGGTGTCGGTGTGGGAGGTGCAGGCGCTGCTGCGTGCGGTACCGGTGGCCGGCGACGAGGACCTCGGTGCCGCGTTCACCGACCTCGTCGACCCCATCCGCTACCCGGCCGCCGGGCTGTCCGCGGAGCAGGTCGCCGAGATCCGCCGGATCAAGGCCCGCGTGGAGCGGGAGCGGCTCCCCCGGGGCGCCGATCCGGCCACCCACACCAAGCTGGGCCGCGGCGGCCTCGCCGACGTCGAGTGGACCGTCCAGCTCCTGCAGCTCCAGCACGCCGCCGAGCTCCCCTCGCTCCAGGCGCCCTCCACGCCCGGGGCGCTGGATGCGCTCACGGCGGCGTCGCTGCTCGATCCCGACCGGGCCGACGCGCTGCGGTCCGCGTGGGAGCTGGCGACCCGCGCGCGGAACGCGATCTTCCTGGTGCGTGGTCGCCCCAGCGACCAGCTGCCCCGGCCGGGACTGGAGCTGGCGGGGGTCGCCCGGGCGTGCGGGTACGGCGCGGACGACGACCCGGGTCAGTTCGTCGACGACTACCGCCGCACCACCCGGCACGCCCGGACCGTGGTCGAGCAGGTCTTCTACGGCCAGCCGCCGCCCGGGCCGGGGCAGTGA
- the panB gene encoding 3-methyl-2-oxobutanoate hydroxymethyltransferase, producing the protein MSESVLYGGQSTSRVRIHHLQQAKARGEKWAMLTAYDTYSAAIFEEAGIPVLLVGDSAGNVVLGHASTVAVTVDDLLVMTKAVTRSTKRALIVADLPFGSYESGPQQAFDTAVRMMKDGGAQAVKLEGGARVAPQIRLLQESGIPVMAHIGFTPQSKHALGGFRVQGRGAGAEQLLADAHAVQEAGAFAVVLEMVPAEIAGQVTKELSIPTIGIGAGVDCDAQVLVWPDMAGLNGGRVPKFVKKYADLRGELLRAAKEYADDVRGGVFPGPEHSFD; encoded by the coding sequence GTGAGCGAATCGGTGCTCTACGGCGGGCAGTCGACGTCGCGGGTGCGCATCCACCACCTGCAGCAGGCCAAGGCCCGCGGCGAGAAGTGGGCGATGCTCACTGCCTACGACACCTACAGCGCGGCCATCTTCGAGGAGGCCGGCATCCCGGTGCTGCTCGTGGGCGACTCCGCGGGCAATGTCGTCCTGGGGCACGCGAGCACGGTGGCCGTCACGGTGGACGACCTCCTCGTGATGACGAAGGCGGTCACGCGTTCCACGAAGCGGGCGCTGATCGTGGCCGACCTCCCGTTCGGCAGCTACGAGAGCGGGCCGCAGCAGGCCTTCGACACCGCCGTCCGCATGATGAAGGACGGCGGAGCGCAGGCGGTGAAGCTCGAGGGCGGAGCGCGGGTGGCCCCGCAGATCCGGCTGCTGCAGGAGTCCGGCATCCCGGTGATGGCGCACATCGGCTTCACGCCGCAGAGCAAGCACGCCCTCGGTGGCTTCCGGGTGCAGGGCCGCGGCGCGGGAGCGGAGCAACTGCTCGCCGACGCGCACGCGGTGCAGGAGGCCGGCGCGTTCGCCGTCGTCCTGGAGATGGTGCCGGCCGAGATCGCCGGTCAGGTGACCAAGGAGCTGTCGATCCCGACGATCGGCATCGGCGCCGGCGTGGACTGCGATGCCCAGGTGCTCGTGTGGCCCGACATGGCCGGGCTCAACGGCGGCCGGGTGCCGAAGTTCGTGAAGAAGTACGCCGACCTGCGCGGCGAGCTGCTGCGGGCGGCGAAGGAGTACGCCGACGACGTCCGCGGTGGGGTGTTCCCCGGCCCCGAGCACTCGTTCGACTGA
- a CDS encoding NAD+ synthase: MNEQPVQLRVAMAQVDTRVGDLAGNSDLVLRWAAQGAEAGAHLVVFPEMTLTGYPPEDLVLRESFARASEQALVDVAARLAAEGLGDLAVVVGYLAHTEGSGPAPVDEPPTDADRPSDANPRRGAPRNAAALLHGGDVVVRYYKRHLPNYGVFDEARYFVPGAELPVVRLHGVDVALTVCEDLWVEGGPCGVAGQAGVDLVVSPNASPYERAKDDLRLPLVRRRAAEARAAILYCNQVGGQDELVFDGDSMAVSPTGELLARAPQFVEHLLTVDLALDPSAVPERRDGRIGPMTVTRHVLSDEPVDAYEARPATVADPLSDCEEVWRALVLGLRDFIDKNGMPSVVLGLSGGIDSAVVAALAVDALGADRVHGIGLPSKWSSEHSLADAEDLARRTGLHYSVVPIAPMVDAYESSIELTGVAAENLQARVRGTLLMGLSNQHGHLLLTTGNKSEIAVGYSTLYGDSAGGFAPIKDVPKTLVWELARWRNADARRRGETEPIPSNSIDKPPSAELAPGQVDSDSLPSYEELDAVVADYVDRDLGMADLLERGHDPEVVARVLRLVDGAEFKRRQSAPGTKISLKAFGRDRRLPIANRWRETVPTVREGTRQ, translated from the coding sequence GTGAACGAGCAGCCGGTGCAGTTGCGGGTGGCCATGGCCCAGGTCGACACCCGGGTCGGTGACCTGGCGGGCAACAGCGACCTCGTCCTCCGCTGGGCGGCGCAGGGGGCCGAGGCCGGCGCCCATCTCGTCGTCTTCCCGGAGATGACGCTGACCGGCTATCCGCCGGAGGACCTGGTCCTGCGGGAGTCCTTCGCCCGCGCCAGTGAACAGGCGCTGGTGGACGTCGCGGCCCGGCTGGCCGCCGAGGGGCTCGGCGACCTCGCCGTCGTCGTGGGGTACCTGGCGCACACCGAGGGCAGCGGACCGGCGCCGGTCGACGAGCCGCCCACCGACGCCGACCGGCCCTCGGACGCGAACCCGCGCCGGGGCGCCCCGCGCAACGCCGCCGCCCTCCTGCACGGGGGCGACGTCGTCGTCCGCTACTACAAGCGGCACCTGCCGAACTACGGCGTCTTCGACGAGGCGCGCTACTTCGTACCGGGCGCCGAGCTGCCCGTCGTCCGGCTGCACGGGGTGGACGTCGCCCTGACCGTGTGCGAGGACCTCTGGGTCGAGGGCGGGCCGTGCGGTGTCGCCGGCCAGGCGGGCGTCGACCTGGTCGTCTCCCCCAACGCCTCCCCCTACGAGCGGGCCAAGGACGACCTCCGGCTGCCGCTGGTCCGCCGCCGCGCGGCCGAGGCACGGGCGGCGATCCTCTACTGCAACCAGGTGGGCGGCCAGGACGAACTGGTCTTCGACGGGGACTCGATGGCGGTGTCCCCCACCGGCGAGCTGCTGGCCCGGGCGCCGCAGTTCGTCGAGCACCTGCTGACCGTCGACCTGGCGCTCGACCCGTCGGCGGTGCCGGAGCGGCGCGACGGCCGGATCGGCCCGATGACCGTCACCCGCCACGTGCTGTCCGACGAGCCGGTCGACGCCTACGAGGCGCGGCCGGCCACGGTCGCCGATCCGCTCAGCGACTGCGAGGAGGTCTGGCGGGCCCTGGTCCTGGGCCTGCGCGACTTCATCGACAAGAACGGCATGCCCTCGGTGGTGCTCGGGCTCTCGGGCGGCATCGACTCCGCCGTGGTCGCCGCCCTCGCCGTCGACGCGCTCGGCGCCGACCGGGTGCACGGCATCGGGCTGCCGTCGAAGTGGTCCAGCGAGCACTCGCTCGCCGACGCCGAGGACCTCGCACGCCGAACCGGGCTGCACTACTCGGTCGTGCCGATCGCGCCGATGGTCGACGCCTACGAGTCCTCGATCGAGCTCACCGGCGTGGCTGCGGAGAACCTGCAGGCGCGGGTCCGCGGCACGCTGCTCATGGGGTTGTCCAACCAGCACGGGCACCTCCTGCTGACGACGGGCAACAAGAGCGAGATCGCCGTCGGCTACTCGACCCTGTACGGCGACTCGGCCGGCGGGTTCGCCCCGATCAAGGACGTGCCGAAGACCCTGGTGTGGGAGCTGGCCCGCTGGCGCAACGCCGACGCCCGACGCCGCGGCGAGACCGAGCCGATCCCGAGCAACTCGATCGACAAGCCCCCGTCGGCCGAGCTCGCGCCCGGGCAGGTCGACTCCGACTCGCTGCCCTCCTACGAGGAGCTCGACGCCGTGGTCGCCGACTACGTCGACCGCGACCTCGGCATGGCCGACCTGCTGGAGCGGGGCCACGACCCCGAGGTGGTGGCGCGGGTGCTGCGACTGGTGGACGGCGCGGAGTTCAAGCGCCGCCAGTCGGCACCCGGTACCAAGATCAGCCTCAAGGCGTTCGGCCGCGACCGGCGCCTGCCCATCGCCAATAGGTGGCGCGAGACCGTGCCCACCGTCCGGGAAGGAACCAGGCAGTGA
- a CDS encoding glutamine synthetase family protein: MDRQQEFVLRTLEERDIRFVRLWFTDVSGYLKAVAVAPAEIEAAFAEGIGFDGSAIEGFARVYESDMVAKPDPGTFQVMPAREGRASDTARMFCDITLPDGSPSWADPRHVLRRALAKAADMGFTFYTHPEIEFFLLKDLPTDGSAPQPADTGGYFDLSTHNVAHDFRREAVFALEAMGISVEFSHHEVAPGQQEIDLRYADALSMADNIMTLRHVVREVALAQQVHATFMPKPFTELAGSAMHTHVSLFEGDRNAFHDPADPMRLSTTGKQFIAGLLTHAREMTAVTNQTVNSYRRLLAGTEAPTAATWGRANRSALVRLPSYKPSKAQSARVEVRSPDSACNPYLTFAVILAAGLRGIEKGYELPPEAEDDVWSLTDTERRAAGYEDLPVSLGEALTAMQGSELVAETLGEHVFEFFLRNKWEEFNSYRQNVTPFELQRYLPGL; encoded by the coding sequence ATGGACCGACAGCAGGAATTCGTCCTGCGGACCCTGGAAGAGCGCGACATCCGCTTCGTGCGGCTGTGGTTCACCGACGTCTCGGGCTATCTCAAGGCCGTCGCCGTGGCCCCGGCGGAGATCGAGGCAGCGTTCGCCGAGGGCATCGGCTTCGACGGCTCGGCGATCGAGGGCTTCGCCCGCGTCTACGAGTCCGACATGGTGGCCAAGCCTGACCCGGGCACGTTCCAGGTGATGCCCGCGCGCGAGGGGCGGGCCAGCGACACCGCCCGGATGTTCTGCGACATCACCCTGCCCGACGGCTCACCGTCGTGGGCCGATCCCCGCCACGTGCTGCGCCGGGCCCTGGCCAAGGCCGCCGACATGGGGTTCACCTTCTACACCCACCCCGAGATCGAGTTCTTCCTGCTGAAGGACCTGCCCACCGACGGCAGCGCCCCGCAGCCGGCCGACACCGGCGGCTACTTCGACCTGTCCACGCACAACGTGGCGCACGACTTCCGCCGGGAGGCCGTGTTCGCGCTGGAGGCCATGGGCATCTCGGTGGAGTTCAGCCACCACGAGGTCGCGCCCGGCCAGCAGGAGATCGACCTGCGGTACGCCGACGCGCTGTCGATGGCCGACAACATCATGACGCTGCGGCACGTCGTCCGTGAGGTCGCGCTTGCCCAGCAGGTGCACGCCACCTTCATGCCCAAGCCGTTCACCGAGCTGGCCGGCTCGGCCATGCACACGCACGTGTCGCTGTTCGAGGGCGACCGCAACGCCTTCCACGACCCGGCCGACCCGATGCGGTTGTCGACCACCGGCAAGCAGTTCATCGCCGGCCTGCTCACCCACGCCCGCGAGATGACCGCGGTCACCAACCAGACGGTCAACTCCTACCGGAGGCTGCTCGCCGGCACCGAGGCGCCGACGGCGGCGACGTGGGGCCGGGCGAACCGCTCCGCGCTGGTCCGTCTGCCGTCGTACAAGCCGAGCAAGGCGCAGTCGGCCCGTGTGGAGGTGCGCTCGCCGGACTCGGCCTGCAACCCCTACCTGACCTTCGCCGTCATCCTGGCCGCCGGGCTGCGGGGGATCGAAAAGGGCTACGAGCTCCCGCCCGAGGCCGAGGACGACGTCTGGTCGCTCACCGACACCGAGCGCCGCGCCGCCGGCTACGAGGACCTCCCGGTCTCCCTCGGGGAGGCGCTGACCGCCATGCAGGGCAGCGAGCTGGTGGCCGAGACGCTCGGCGAGCACGTGTTCGAGTTCTTCCTCCGCAACAAGTGGGAGGAGTTCAACTCCTACCGGCAGAACGTCACCCCGTTCGAGCTGCAGCGCTACCTGCCCGGCCTGTGA
- a CDS encoding ester cyclase: MGTAENKELVRRMVDECVNTHRADLLDRFVTADVRVHAGTPGTAPATEGLQQLRESFFRIRTSLPDLHVHLDDVLAEGDRVAARWTGSGTHSGALAGIAPTGTPVRWGGTDIYRIAGDQVAEWWRNDDMVWLLHQLGRDLTPVSG; the protein is encoded by the coding sequence ATGGGCACCGCGGAGAACAAGGAACTCGTCCGGCGGATGGTCGACGAGTGCGTGAACACCCACCGGGCGGACCTGCTCGACCGGTTCGTGACCGCGGACGTGCGGGTGCATGCCGGGACGCCGGGGACGGCTCCGGCCACCGAAGGGCTGCAACAGCTCCGGGAGTCCTTCTTCCGGATCCGGACGAGTCTTCCCGACCTGCACGTCCACCTCGACGACGTCCTGGCCGAGGGCGACCGGGTGGCTGCGCGCTGGACGGGCAGCGGCACCCACTCCGGTGCGCTGGCCGGCATCGCGCCGACCGGGACGCCGGTGCGGTGGGGCGGGACCGACATCTACCGGATCGCCGGCGACCAGGTCGCCGAGTGGTGGCGGAACGACGACATGGTCTGGCTCCTCCACCAGCTGGGCCGTGACCTCACGCCGGTCTCCGGCTGA
- a CDS encoding universal stress protein yields the protein MLSDTERQAVRQIEGDLLSDPGFARMVLPVADRLRGLAAPVVVGVTSGSDTAGRTVEWAAAEAAAQQCPLQIVHVLRLPIGVDPFGMFPGFVDPRTAEVTGARVLRAAVTRARSAHPGLEVTAHLVQGSPGQVLLRQSGEARLLVLGCRSTGQPRSAQRRLPGSLAARLSASARCPVAVVHRAAGAGLPDAIGPRVVVGVDGTRRCDAAVGFAFRAAHQRGLDLTAVHAWAADRPADLEAVTAPLIVSEVGAYDLLHASLARWRTEYPDVPVDVEVVHRDPTSALIEGAAGAALVVVGTGRRGPARGAVFGSVSRAVVDGVAGPVAVVPPAATVGRARLGLRRQVS from the coding sequence GTGCTCAGTGACACGGAACGTCAGGCGGTGCGGCAGATCGAGGGCGACCTGCTCTCCGACCCCGGGTTCGCCCGCATGGTGCTGCCGGTCGCCGACCGCCTCCGCGGGCTCGCCGCCCCGGTGGTCGTCGGGGTGACCTCCGGCAGCGACACCGCGGGGCGCACCGTCGAGTGGGCGGCCGCGGAGGCCGCGGCCCAGCAGTGCCCGCTGCAGATTGTCCACGTGCTGCGCCTCCCCATCGGGGTGGATCCCTTCGGCATGTTCCCGGGCTTCGTCGACCCCCGGACGGCGGAGGTCACGGGCGCGCGCGTGCTGAGAGCGGCCGTCACCCGCGCACGGTCGGCGCACCCTGGCCTGGAGGTGACCGCCCACCTCGTCCAGGGCAGCCCCGGACAGGTACTGCTGCGGCAGAGCGGCGAGGCACGGCTGCTCGTGCTCGGCTGCCGGTCGACCGGGCAGCCGCGGAGCGCGCAGCGGCGGTTGCCGGGCTCCCTCGCCGCCCGGCTCAGCGCCTCGGCGCGCTGCCCGGTCGCGGTGGTCCATCGCGCGGCCGGCGCGGGCCTGCCGGACGCGATCGGCCCACGCGTCGTCGTGGGGGTCGACGGCACCCGCCGGTGCGACGCCGCGGTCGGGTTCGCCTTCCGGGCGGCGCACCAGCGCGGGCTGGACCTGACGGCGGTGCACGCCTGGGCCGCCGACCGCCCCGCCGACCTGGAAGCGGTCACCGCGCCCCTGATCGTCAGCGAGGTGGGCGCGTACGACCTCCTGCACGCCTCGCTGGCCCGGTGGCGCACCGAGTACCCGGACGTCCCCGTGGACGTCGAGGTGGTCCACCGGGATCCGACGTCCGCGCTGATCGAGGGCGCGGCCGGCGCCGCCCTCGTCGTGGTCGGGACCGGTCGGCGTGGGCCGGCCCGCGGCGCGGTGTTCGGCTCCGTGAGCCGCGCGGTCGTCGACGGGGTGGCCGGGCCGGTGGCCGTCGTCCCGCCGGCCGCCACGGTCGGCCGGGCACGCCTCGGGCTCCGGCGCCAGGTGTCGTGA
- a CDS encoding MarR family winged helix-turn-helix transcriptional regulator, with translation MTAADDTPGGPPLSKRDFEDLARFRFGIRRYLRFSEETVRRHGVTPQHYQLMLALKGFPERDWATVSELADRLQLRHHSVVELVNRAQAQGLVDRAPHPTDARAVRVVLTAEGERILGRLSALHRDELRRQDTALFPPTWEG, from the coding sequence GTGACCGCTGCCGACGACACGCCCGGCGGTCCGCCGCTGAGCAAGCGGGACTTCGAGGACCTGGCCCGCTTCCGGTTCGGCATCCGCCGGTACCTGCGCTTCAGCGAGGAGACCGTGCGCCGGCACGGCGTGACCCCGCAGCATTACCAGCTGATGCTGGCTCTCAAGGGTTTCCCCGAACGGGACTGGGCGACGGTGAGCGAGCTGGCCGACCGTCTGCAGCTGCGGCACCACAGCGTCGTGGAGCTGGTCAACCGGGCGCAGGCGCAGGGTCTCGTGGACCGGGCGCCGCACCCGACGGACGCGCGCGCGGTGCGGGTCGTGCTGACCGCCGAGGGGGAGCGCATCCTCGGTCGGCTCAGCGCCCTGCACCGGGACGAGCTGCGGCGGCAGGACACCGCGCTGTTCCCGCCCACCTGGGAAGGCTGA
- a CDS encoding DUF2784 domain-containing protein: MLLAQAVALVHAAAVLFMLVGALLALRWPRLVLLHAPVALVILAVNLAGADCPLTDLELWLRERAGAPGYAGGFLGHYLFDPLGLDVDATGTQAGIYAVALTPNVVGYGRLAVRERCRLRLSRRPA; the protein is encoded by the coding sequence GTGCTGCTCGCGCAGGCGGTGGCGCTCGTGCACGCCGCCGCCGTCCTGTTCATGCTGGTCGGCGCCCTGCTCGCCCTCCGGTGGCCCCGGCTGGTGCTACTGCACGCCCCCGTCGCCCTGGTGATCCTCGCGGTGAACCTGGCCGGCGCGGACTGCCCGCTCACCGACCTCGAGCTCTGGCTGCGGGAGCGCGCCGGCGCCCCGGGCTACGCGGGCGGCTTCCTGGGCCACTACCTCTTCGACCCGCTGGGGCTGGACGTCGACGCGACCGGCACGCAGGCCGGCATCTACGCCGTCGCCCTCACGCCGAACGTCGTCGGCTACGGCCGGCTCGCGGTGCGGGAGCGGTGCCGGCTCCGGCTCAGCCGGAGACCGGCGTGA
- a CDS encoding type 1 glutamine amidotransferase — MTSDARLLVVVPSESDPPARLGEWLRAAGLELDERHLGLGEPLPETLDGFHGLLVLGGPQSSMDDEATSPELVGVRALLRQAIDADLPTLAVCLGAQLLAQAGGGRIRVGAEGPEVGATLVAKRDVADADPVFGPLPLSPDVIQWHHDEIAELPTGATLLASNPHYPHQAYRVGAHVYGLQFHIETTPEMVRAWAASDPVGVAAGPLDIDTLCARAAAAHDDVAEAWQPFTTRFAGLVRARA, encoded by the coding sequence GTGACCTCCGACGCCCGCCTGCTCGTCGTCGTCCCGAGCGAGAGCGACCCGCCCGCGCGGCTGGGGGAGTGGCTGCGCGCGGCGGGCCTGGAGCTCGACGAGCGGCATCTGGGGCTCGGCGAGCCGCTGCCGGAGACCCTCGACGGCTTCCACGGGCTGCTCGTGCTCGGCGGCCCGCAGTCGTCGATGGACGACGAGGCGACCAGCCCCGAGCTCGTCGGCGTCCGGGCCCTGCTTCGGCAGGCGATCGACGCCGACCTGCCCACCCTGGCGGTCTGCCTGGGCGCCCAACTGCTCGCGCAGGCGGGCGGTGGGCGCATCCGCGTGGGTGCCGAGGGCCCCGAGGTGGGCGCCACCCTGGTGGCCAAGCGGGACGTGGCCGACGCCGACCCGGTGTTCGGCCCGCTGCCGCTGTCGCCCGACGTCATCCAGTGGCACCACGACGAGATCGCCGAGCTGCCGACCGGCGCCACCCTGCTGGCGAGCAATCCGCACTACCCGCACCAGGCCTACCGGGTGGGTGCGCACGTCTACGGCCTGCAGTTCCACATCGAGACGACGCCGGAGATGGTGCGCGCCTGGGCCGCCAGCGACCCTGTGGGTGTCGCAGCCGGCCCGCTGGACATCGACACCCTGTGCGCCCGCGCCGCCGCCGCGCACGACGACGTCGCGGAGGCCTGGCAGCCGTTCACCACCCGGTTCGCCGGGCTGGTCCGGGCCCGCGCATGA